The following is a genomic window from Nitrosomonas communis.
ATGGGCAAACTACATCCACTTTACTTGCACTGCCTTTCTAATATTTGGAGCGGGTGAAGGGAATCGAACCCTCGTCGTAAGCTTGGAAGGCTTCTGCTCTACCATTGAGCTACACCCGCATACTTTAGAAAACTCACCCATCCCTATAATTTATGATTAAGCACTGAATTCACATACCTAACCGTTCTTTCAGCAACTAAAAATATGGTGGAGGGGGAAGGATTCGAACCTTCGAAGGCAGAGCCGTCAGATTTACAGTCTGATCCCTTTGACCGCTCGGGAACCCCTCCAAATTAATCCATCATTATGGATGCATTATAGCCCTAAGTCAATAAATACATTATTATTCCTTAGCACGATTAATATCTGCCAATGATGAGCTTAAGTCAGAATTGGGATGAATAGGTATATTCCTGATTATTATTCCTCGGATCACTCACATCAATCTCCCCACTGAACAATGAAGCTAGCGCAGATTTCAATATTTTTATAAAAAATCAATCTAAAAATCTGCTTCAAATAATAAAAAAGAGTTGCATTATAACATTGCAACCCTTTCCTTTCATTGGTGGGTCTGGCTGGACTCGAACCAGCGACCAAGGGATTATGAGTCCCCTGCTCTAACCAACTGAGCTACAGACCCATTTGAGCTATTAATTTATTATGAATATATAGTACACACAGTCCGTTTCTATTACCCGGTATTAATTTGTGCTGGATAACGTATTTATAAAGTCATCCGCATTTCCATATCGGCCAATCTGCAAATTGATATATCAGCAGCTCAAGAATTAAGAATACGAATATTATATCTTATGTAGCGCGATAATAAATTATGAGTTTATGAATTTCCTGTGTCCAAAAAGCTACGCAGGCGATCGGAACGAGCTGGATGCCGTAGTTTTCTCAATGCCTTTGCCTCTATTTGACGAATACGCTCACGAGTAACATCGAACTGTTTTCCAACTTCCTCTAAGGTATGATCAGTATTCATTTCAATACCAAAACGCATGCGCAAAACTTTTGCCTCTCGTGGCGTCAGAGAATCGAGCACATCCTTAGTAGCGTTGCGCAAACTAGCATAAACAGCAGCATCAGCGGGCGCCACAGTAGATGAATCTTCTATAAAATCTCCCAAGTGGGAATCTTCATCATCACCAATAGGTGTTTCCATCGAGATTGGCTCTTTAGAAATCTTGAGGATTTTTCTAATCTTCTCTTCAGGCATCTCCATTTTTTCGGCTAACAATGCTGGTTCTGGCTCTTGCCCCGTTTCTTGCAGAATCTGACGCGAGATACGATTCATTTTATTAATTGTTTCAATCATATGAACAGGAATTCGAATGGTACGAGCCTGATCAGCAATAGAACGTGTTATTGCCTGACGTATCCACCATGTTGCATAAGTAGAAAATTTGTAACCACGCCGATATTCAAATTTATCGACAGCCTTCATCAAACCAATATTACCTTCTTGGATGAGATCCAAAAATTGTAATCCACGATTAGTATACTTTTTAGCAATCGAAATCACCAATCGCAAATTAGCTTCTGTCATTTCACGTTTTGCACGCCGCGCTTTAGCCTCACCAGTAGTCATTCGGCGATTAATCTCTTTCAGTTCTTTGATAGGGATTTTGGCTTGCTCTTGCAGAGAAAGCAAACATTGCTGCTGCTCCATAATAGCGGGCATGAAATGCCTTAGTGACTGACCGCAAGGCTTATTAGATTCAACCTCTGACTTAACCCACTCCAGATTGGTCTCATTACCAGGAAAACCCTTGATAAAATAATTTCTTGGCATGTTTGCTTTGGTGACGCACAGATCCATAATTTTACGCTCGCAATTGCGAATTTCATTAACAAGATCGCGCTGTGAATCACATAATTTTTCCACCATCTTGGCCGAGAATCTCATAGCCATGAGTTCGGATGAAATTTTTTCCTGAAGAGCTTTATATTTTTTATCCTCCCGCGAACCATTTTTTTCGATTATTTTTTGCATTTCGTTATAGGCTTCGCGAATCTCTAAAAAACGTTCTAACACATCATTTTTTAACTTAATCAAGCTGGCGCTCGCTACCGCAACTCCGCTCTCATCTTCCATGTCATCAGAAACAAAATCCTGTTCAAGCGGCTCATCAGACATCTCTTCATTAAGGATTTCTTGAGCATCATCATCAAGAAATCCATCCACCAATTCATCAACACGCAACCGATCATTTTCAACTTCGGTTGCCAAATCTAGAATATCTGCAATAATCGTTGGGCATGCAGAAATAGCCTGTATCATATGCCTCAAACCATCTTCAATACGTTTTGCTATTTCTATCTCACTTTCGCGTGTCAATAATTCTACCGACCCCATCTCACGCATATACATGCGCACTGGATCAGTAGTACGACCAAATTCCGAATCTACACTAGAAAGCGCTGCCTCAGCCTCTTCAACCACATCCTCATCAGTTACAGCAGTTGCTGTATCAGACATTAATAATGCTTCTGCATCTGGCGCCTCATCATGAACAGAAATTCCCATATCATTGATCATGCTAATGACACCTTCAATCTGCTCTGCATCTAGCATATCATCAGGCAAGTGATCATTAATTTCAGCATAAGTTAAATAACCCCGTTCCTTACCCTGAACAATCAATTTCTTAAGCCGCATCTTCCTTGCCTCGATATCTTGAGGCGCAGATGACAAGGTTTCCTCAACCATTTCTTCTACATTATCATTATTCGATGCTTTAATTTTTTTGGATGCTTTCATTTTCGCCGATTTTATCTTAGTTAACTCCGACTGATTATCAATAATCGGATTCTCTGTATTTAATTCTGGTGTTAATTGTTTTGTATCCATATTTCAAGTGCCCGAGCACCCATCACTGCAAAAAGATCCCATCTTTATTTTTGTTACCCAATCTATGTATACCCATTAACTTTAGTAACCAGGTCTATTTTTTGTTCAAGGGCTATCGCTTGCTCAGTTATTAACTTTTATCATTCTCTTAGTCACCGCTGACTAATCTACTAAATTTGCTAAAATTTAGATAATATAGACCAATAAATTCTAAAATCTTTGAGTATATCAAAAATTCATCATGACACATCTCATTCAGAGGTGGTTTTATAACTCTCTTTCATTTTTCGCAAATATATCTTGCTAACTATCAACACCACGTCACCTTGTTATTTTTTGTTCAATTAACCAATGAAAAGTTCAAATATATAACAGCTATTTAATTAATTATTAAATAATAAATACCCAATCTGCATTTGCCCCTTCCAATAAATATTATGATAATAAACTTGTTTAAGAAACATATAATTGCTGCAATTCTCGTTTTTCTTCTGAGGTAAGCAAATTTAGAGGTTTACTATGCAGCACAGCCATTCTTTGTTTGCGGCGCATTTCTCTCAACCGCAGCAATATTCCGGTAAACTCTGCGTCTATATCGACCCCTTCTCCCCACATACTTATTTCTTTTTCTATTGTTTCTAATAATTCATAACATGGGTTATCACAGAAATATGCCTTAATCGATAACAATGTTGCCTCTTCTAAGTCCTGCGGTGATAAAGCATTAAAAAAATCCATCAGTTCTATCAATAATGTCTTTTCATCATTTTCTTCATCATCTCCTGTCAGCATACTTTTTTCTAGCTTCCCGACATATACTGGATCGTGTAGGATTAATTGAATTAGTTTACGATAAGGTGTGACTGGTTGCGGTCGCTTCAGATTAGGCCGAGAAAAAAGATCTTTTCGCTTAATTTGCAATAACCCCTCCAATTCGTTTTGGTTAATAGAAGTGAGTTGTGCCAACTGTTTTATCAGCATAAGCGCAAGAACCGGAGCGCCACTTATCTGAGCCAATAACGGCCGTGCATGTTGCACCAAACCAGCACGTCCTTCGCTAGTTTGCAGATTCACACGCCCAGATAATTCACCATAAAAAAACTTGGAGAGAGGTAGCGCCTGATCGACAAGCGCTTCAAATGATTCTTTACCATGCTTACGAACATAGCTATCGGGATCCTCATTCTCTGGTAGAAACAGAAAACTTATCTCTTTTCCATCCCGTAATTGAGATAAACTATTTTCGAGCGCACGCCAAGCTGCTTTCCTTCCCGCACTATCACCATCGAAACAAAAAATGATTTTATCTGTTTGACGCAGTAGCTTCTGGATATGAAACGGTGTAGTAGCAGTACCAAGCGTAGCAACCGCATAGTCTATATCATGTTGCGCAAGCATAACTACGTCCATATATCCTTCTACCACTAAAGCTCGCCCTGCTTTACGGATCGCCTTGCTGGCTGCAAACAAATTATAAAGTTCACGCCCCTTTATAAATAAAGGCGTCTCAGGAGAATTTAAATACTTTGGCTCTCCAGCATCCAATACCCTTCCACCAAAACCGATTACCCTGCCTTTCTGGTCTAAAATTGGGAACATAATGCGGTTACGGAACCGGTCATAATGTTTACCATCATTGCCACGTATGACCAAGCCTACTTTTACCAACACATTTTCGGATTGCTTTAGCGGGTATTCAGAAAATACAGAAGCAAGATTCTGTCGGTTAGCCGGCGCATAACCAACTCCAAAACGAACCGCGATTTCTCCCGTTATACCGCGCTTTTTTAAATAAGCAATAGCCTGCTCAGCGTTCTTAAGTTGACTACGATAATATTGAGCGGCAGTTTTCATCGATTCAACCATCTGCTGCACAGACTCCTCAGCTTTATCTTGCTCACCTTCTTTTTTAGTAAGCGAGAAGTGAGATTCAAATACTCGAGAATAAGTTACAACTTGTTGAGATGGAATTTGCAATCCAGCAGAAGCAGCCAAATTCTCAACCGCATCAATAAAACTCATTCCGGTATGCTCAATCAGAAAATTAATGGCGTTACCATGCTTTCCGCAACCGAAACAATGATAGAACTGTTTTGTTGGACTAACCACAAATGACGGGGTTTTTTCATTATGAAACGGGCAGCACGCGCTAAAATTGCCACCAGCTTTCCTCAATGGCACATAACGCCCAACTACATCCGTTATATCTATGCGATTGAGCAACTCTTGAATAAACGATTGAGGAACCATTTATTAAAGTAGGCCAATAATTAACTGATTATCGATGAGGTGAATAAATACTTGACTACTACCCCAAACACATAAACTAAGATAAGTTGTCCTTTAATAAAATCAAGAGGAAATTTTTTTCTTCACTAGCGCGGCTACTTGAGTCATATCTGCACATCCAGTCAATTTAGATTTTAACAAAGCCATGATCTTACCCATCCGCTGCTGCCCTGCATCTCCTACTAAAGCGATCACTTCGTCCACTATCCTAGTAACTTCAGCCTCACTCATCATTTGAGGCATATAAGTAAGCAGCACGTCCACTTCATATTTTTCGGCATCAGCTAAATCTTGCCGGCGCGCAGCCTCATATTGCGTGATCGAATCTCTACGCTGTTTAAGCATTTTCTCAATTACTGCAATGATCGCTGTATCATCTAGCTCAATACGCTCATCAACTTCTCGCTGTTTAATAGCTGCTTGCAATAATCGAATAGCGTCACGCTTTTTTGAGTCCCCCGCGCGCATGGCAACCTTCATGTCTTCTGTAATTTTCTGCCTCAAATTCATAACAAAGCAGCCTAGTAAGTTTGTCTTACGAATTCATGACCAACTAATAAAGTTTTTTCGGGAGTAATTGACTACGCAAACGTTTATAGGTACGCTTGACAGCTGCTGCATGTTTACGTTTACGTTCTGCAGTTGGCTTTTCATAAAATTCGCGCGCGCGCAATTCAGTAAGTAATCCAGTTTTCTCAACCGAGCGTTTAAAACGACGCATGGCAACTTCAAATGGCTCATTTTCCTTGACTTTAACAGTGGTCATAAAGTAGTAATCCCTTTCGGTCTCCTTCTATTTTTATTGAATGTTAATAATTCTGCAAAAGCTTATAAATATAACATTATTATTTTCTTAATAAAAGCATGCAATAAGAAAAGCTTTTGGATGCAATGAAGAAGATATTAAGCAAACATCAACCATATTTTCTCATACACCACTTTTTACTCTTCTCTTTCTCTCACCAAAAGGTTTAAAATTGGACACAAAGAGATTCAATATAGTTTCTATTGACATTAAAAATGATTGTGCTTGGTATTGAAACGTCATGTGATGAAACAGGTATTGCCCTTTATCACACAAAATATGGTTTATTAAGTCACACGCTATATTCACAAACTGAAATACATAATGAATATGGCGGAGTTGTACCAGAACTAGCCTCACGCGACCATATTCGCCGTGTCATACCGCTTATCAAACAAGCTTTGAAAGAAGCCAATATTTGTTTGAAAGAAGTTAACGCTATTGCCTACACTCAAGGACCTGGTCTGGCAGGAGCTTTACTAGTAGGCGCATGTATTGGTTCCGCACTGTCATTCGCTCTTGAAATCCCAATACTGAATATTCATCATCTTGAAGGCCATCTTCTGTCTCCTCTATTATCGACACCTTCCCCTACGTTTCCTTTTGTAGCCCTTCTCGTTTCTGGTGGTCACACTCAGTTAATAAAGGTTAATGGAATAGGAGAATATATATTGCTTGGCGAAACGGTAGATGATGCGGCAGGTGAAGCTTTTGATAAAACAGCAAAACTTCTTGGGTTAGATTACCCCGGCGGGCGAGCACTTGCCGAACTTGCGGAACAAGGTCAATCGGGTCGTTTTAAACTTCCTCGCCCTATGCGGTATAGCGGGGACTTTAACTTTAGTTTCAGCGGATTAAAAACTGCGGTATCAACTTTAATCAAAAATCATCATATTACACAGCAAACCGGTGCTGACATTGCACTTGCCTTTCAAGAAGCGGTCATAGACATTCTGGCAGAAAAATCTTTGTCCGCTCTCATGCAAAATGGTCTTAGTCAACTGGTCATAGCGGGTGGAGTAGGAGCAAATATCCAATTACGTAAAAGGCTCGTTCGCGAAACAACCAACATAGGCGCAACAGTATTTTTTCCAGAATTTGAATTCTGTACTGACAATGGCGCCATGATCGCTTTTGCTGGAGCAATGCGTCTACAACAACAAGAGATTAACTACCAGCATAGTATGAGCTGCTTTACAGTAAGAGCCAGGTGGGATCTGGAAATGTTGTAAGCATCTTCGATTTCAACTCACAATCTGCTTTTTTCTCCAATGCGTGCTTCTTTACCTATAGCTAGATTGATGAAATTTGATTTATGCCGCCAAAGAAGTAACAATGAAATAATAGTAGTAGCCCAGACATTTATTTTGGAGTCAAATAGAATAAACGCATAAATTGGCGCTAACAGAGCAGCAACCATAGCAGATAATGAAGATATACGCCAAAGCATGGCAACTAAAATCCACGTAAATATTACCAATAGTCCTAATAAAGGATCCAAACCGAGTAGCACACCTGCCGATGTCGCCACCCCTTTGCCACCTTTAAAACCAAGAAAGATTGGAAACAAGTGACCAAGAAAAACAGCTATTGCAACACCCGCAACCGCTTCATTTCCTAGTTGCCAAGCTTGTGAAAAATAATTAGCGAGTATCACTGCCAGCCAACCTTTGCCAGCATCACCTAGTAATGTCACAACTGCTGCCACTTTCTTGCCACTACGCAACACATTTGTTGCCCCGGGATTTTTCGAGCCATATGTTCTTGGATCAGGTAAATTAAATAACCAACTTGCTACCACTGCAAATGAAACTGAACCCAGCAAATAAGCGGCTAACAACAATAATCCTACTTCCATATCATCACCAAAATAGCATCACCTTCATAAATAGACTAGAATCGCGATAACAACACACAAAAATATTTCTTTAATTTATTCCACCAAGGTTATAGATCATTTTAAATCCTAATAATGGATATCATCTTTCTTCATGACTTCAAAGCAAAAACACTGATTGGAATTTATCCATGGGAAAAAAAGATTGCTCAAACAATCGAACTTAATCTTGAAATCGCCCTACCAACCAATCGAGCTTGTTTTACTGACAAACTTGAAGATGCACTGGATTATTCTCTGATTATCAAGCGCATCAACGATATTTTAGCCACCAAACAATTCTCTTTACTTGAGGCATTAGCTGAACATATCGCACAAATTATTTTGACAGAATTTAATTCACCTTGGGTAAAAGTAAGTGCAGCCAAACTTGACATTATTAAAGGAGTAAAAAAGCTAGGTGTATGTATTGAACGAAAATCATAGCCCTTCTCTTAGCCTATTCCTATTTTGCTACCCGCCTATTTACTTTATTCTATTTGATCAGGAATTCTCTTGATCCTGAGGTAACTTTAAACGATGTTTGCCCACATTTTTAACCTACTCTATACCGCGTCGGATCAGAGATATCTGCCGCTAAAAATCCTGCTCTACGAATGCGACAAGCATCACATAGGCCACAAGCAGAGCCACTTTCATCAGCTTGATAACATGATACAGTCAAGGCATAATCAACCCCTAGCTCTTTTCCTAAACTAATAATTTCTTTCTTAGAAAGGTTAAGAAGTGGCGCATGCAGCATCAGCTTATTCCCCTCTCTGGCAGTTTTGGTAGCAAGATTGGACATTTTCTCAAAGGCTTCAATGTAATCAGGTCGGCAATCTGGATAGCCAGAATAATCGATAGCATTCACTCCAATAAATATATCGTGACTTCCGAGCACTTCAGCCCAGGCTAAAGCTAAAGAGAGCATGACCGTATTTCTGGCAGGAACATAAGTAACTGGAATACCTGTGGTTGTCCCTCCAGTAGGCACCGCAATAGACCTGTCAGTAAGAGCAGATCCTCCCAATGCGCTCAAGTCAATACTAATAGTTCGATGCATCTTTATACCCATGGATTGGCCGACCTTCCGCGCTGCAGCCAACTCTGATTGATGACGTTGCCCATAATCAATACTTAAGGCATAACATGCAAATCCTTTATCGCAAGCCATAGCAAGCGTCGTCGCAGAATCCAGGCCCCCCGATAAAAGTACGACTGCTTTTCTCATAAAACCATATGTTGATTTAAAGGAAGAACAGTTTTCAAAAATGCTGAATCTTCACCGCCCTGCTACCTCTCCCCAGAGTATCTTATGCAGCTGAAGCTGTAATCTAACCGGTAAGCGATCTTTTAATATCCAGTCAGCAAGCTTGGCTGGATCGAGTTGACCATACACTGGTGAAAATAATACTGGACAAATCTGATGGAGACATCGTTCGTAAAATACATCCACTGCCCATCGATAATCTGCTTCATCACATAAAACAAACTTCAATTCATCCTGGTCAGTTAAATAATCGAGATTGGACCAACGATTTTTTGCAACTTCTCCCGAACCGGGTGTTTTAATATCCATAATCTTGGAAACCCTTTTATCCAGTTTGGATATATCGAGCGCACCGCTCGTTTCAATCGATACCGAATAACCTGTATCACATAATACTTTTAGCAGGGTGGAACAAGCTTTCTGCGCCAGTGGCTCACCTCCAGTAACTGTAATATAACGAGAGGCATAATTTGAAGCTTTATTCAGCACATCAGCAATTGACATATTCTCGCCCCCTGAAAATGCATACTCCGTATCACAATATCCACACCGTAGCGGACAGCCAGTCAAACGGATAAACACGGTTGGTAGACCAGTGCGACTGGTTTCACCTTGGATAGAATAAAATATCTCACTTACACGCAATACTTCTGCTTCGGGTTTTTGTGTAGCATGTTGTCGTAGTAGAGAGAGGGAATGCATTACGTCTTTAGAGACAGCTTTAACAATTGCTTCTTTCATTGTTAAATCTTATTTAAGGTTAGCAAGACGCCGTCTAGCTTTATCAGCAGCGTCACTATTGGGATATTTTGTGACTAAGCTTTGTAATGTTGTTTTGGCTGCAGCAACCTCAGCCATTTCTATTTGGCTACTTGCAATATTGAGCATGGCATCAGGCGCCTTTCCACTTTTCGGATAATTCTCGATCACTTTTTGCTGTGCCCGGATGGCAGAACTAAAATCACGTAATGCATAATAAGCATTTCCAATCCAGTAGGCAGCTCCTGGTGCTAAATTAGAGGTAGGGTAACGCGTAATAAAATTCTCAAATTGCGTGATCGCTCCTGAATAATTACCTTCTTTGAATAAGCTATAACTTGCGTTATAAGCATCGCGCTCTGATAGGTCTGTAGCCCGATCTTTAGACTGTACTACGCTGCTCGTTTCGGCCTCTGGCGTAGCAGAAGGAGCCGTTTTAGCTGTTGTCTCTGGTGGAGAACCCAACCCTATCGAAGCATCATGGGATGTCGGCTCTACTTGTCTCAATCGGTTATCCAAATCCAGATAAAAATCTTTCTGCTGTTTCTTCAAAATCTTATTTTCTTCATGCAATATCTCAATTTGCCCACGCAGTTTCCCAAGCTCAATTTTAAATGTTTCGATCTGAGTATAAAGCTCCAATACCGCCTGATTCTTAAGCGCTTCCTCCATGCTGACAATACGCGCCTCCAACTCTTGCATTTGTTTTTGCATAACCTCTATCTGCTCACGGGCATGTGCATCATCAAATAGCCCCGCGAAGCTTACATTATAACTAAACAAAAACAATAGTATGGAAGCACGTACCAACATTAGTATTCCCCTTGATAAAGAATATCGGCTCGACGATTCTCAGTCCATGCAGATTCATCACGTCCTGCTGCACGAGGTTTTTCCTCACCTAGGCTTACTGACTCAATTTGATGATCACGAGCGCCCGAGAGCAACATAGCATTTTTTACGCTATCTGCCCGACGCTGACCAAGTGCAAGATTATACTCACGGCTTCCACGTTCATCGGTATTACCTTGTATTAATACCTTAGAGTTTGAGTTATCCCGCAGGTACCTAGCATGCGCCAGCACTAAATCTCTGTATTCGTTTTTTATTGTATAGTTATCAAAGTCAAAATAGATACTCCGCTGAGAAAGAATGTTAGAAGGATCTCGTAATGGATCCATGCCAAATCCACCTCCACCGGCTCTCATACCTTCTTGTGCCCCCGCACCCATCCCACCCCCACCCATAGTTCGGTCTTCCAATTCACTGGTAGGTTGTGTAGTTTTGCTTGCGCACGCTGACAATAAACAGATTATCAACACACTCAAAATTTTTTTCATTCTTTACCTTAAAAATTAATTAATAAATTTGCTTGTACGCTGCGATCTCAGCAAAGGACCCCATACTGGCTCTCTGATATCGCCAGCTTGTGAAGTCAGACGCTGCTTTGTTTGTCCATCGCTCGAAACGGCGGATAATATACCACGCCCTCCTATTTCAGTAGCATATAAAATCATCTTGCCATTGGGTGCGAAACTAGGAGATTCATCAAATTTTGAATCGGTTAATATTTGGACTTGTCGCCTAGCAAAATCCTGTACAGCAACATTAAACTTACCATCATGACGATGAATATAAGCAAAGCTTTTTCCATCTGGGCTAAAACGCGGACTTACATTGTAGCTTCCTTCAAATGTTAGTCGCTCAGCTGTACCAGCTTGATTTCCTGTTATTGCCACGCGGTATATTTGTGGACTACCACCACGATCTGAAGTAAAAATAATCGATCGGCCATCGGGTGAGAAACTTGGTTCCGTATCAATTCCTGAACTTTGGGTAAGCCTTTGCGCCCCACTTCCATCTGCATTAATCAAGAATATTTGTGATCCACCCTGCATGGTCAACACGACAGCTAGCTTACTGCCATCTGGAGACCAAGCTGGCGCGCTATTACTTCCCTTAAAATTAGCGACCGCTTTCCGATTGCGCGTCAACAATTCCTGCACATAAACCACAGGTTTTTTGTTTTCAAATGAGACATAGGCGAGTTTGCTGCCATCAGGTGACCAAGCAGGAGAAATAATAGGCTCGGTATATTCGATGACTGATTGTGCATTATGACCATCAGAATCAGCCACCTGCAGCGCATATTTATTACCTTGCTTCAATACATAAGCAATACGAGTACTAAATACTCCAATATCACCTGTCAATGCTTCATAAATGATGTCAGCAATACGATGGGCAACAGCGCTTAGCTGATCGGCTGAAACGGTACTGGTAAATCCAGTTAACTGGACCTGCTTGGCAACATCCATCAAGCGAAAGCGTACCTCAATCCGCCCATCGGGTAGCATTGCCGTATTGCCTATCACGAGCGCACTTGCTCCTTGATTCTGCCAATCTGCATACACAATTTCTTCCGGTTCATGAGGTGTATGACCCAGTGAATCTACTAACTTAAATAAACCTGTGCGCC
Proteins encoded in this region:
- the pal gene encoding peptidoglycan-associated lipoprotein Pal, which produces MKKILSVLIICLLSACASKTTQPTSELEDRTMGGGGMGAGAQEGMRAGGGGFGMDPLRDPSNILSQRSIYFDFDNYTIKNEYRDLVLAHARYLRDNSNSKVLIQGNTDERGSREYNLALGQRRADSVKNAMLLSGARDHQIESVSLGEEKPRAAGRDESAWTENRRADILYQGEY
- the tolB gene encoding Tol-Pal system beta propeller repeat protein TolB, which produces MQNYLHRASLYALTLFLSMVYVPLNAALNIEIFGGGATRIPIAIVPFSAESRLPQSVTTIVAADLGRTGLFKLVDSLGHTPHEPEEIVYADWQNQGASALVIGNTAMLPDGRIEVRFRLMDVAKQVQLTGFTSTVSADQLSAVAHRIADIIYEALTGDIGVFSTRIAYVLKQGNKYALQVADSDGHNAQSVIEYTEPIISPAWSPDGSKLAYVSFENKKPVVYVQELLTRNRKAVANFKGSNSAPAWSPDGSKLAVVLTMQGGSQIFLINADGSGAQRLTQSSGIDTEPSFSPDGRSIIFTSDRGGSPQIYRVAITGNQAGTAERLTFEGSYNVSPRFSPDGKSFAYIHRHDGKFNVAVQDFARRQVQILTDSKFDESPSFAPNGKMILYATEIGGRGILSAVSSDGQTKQRLTSQAGDIREPVWGPLLRSQRTSKFIN